One Candidatus Bathyarchaeota archaeon genomic window carries:
- a CDS encoding PadR family transcriptional regulator, with protein sequence MNMKVIDSNSDSSQSLTKNKIIPLQVAKSKLLKAFLEFAVLKEIDSIRVASVPFITEVLVKKHLVYISAGTIYPVFERLEKIGYIEKLPNRATRMFAITVKGKKTLENIRINSDELKSYLCELIS encoded by the coding sequence ATGAACATGAAAGTCATAGATTCTAACTCGGATTCTTCACAATCCCTAACTAAAAATAAGATTATTCCATTACAGGTTGCAAAATCGAAATTGCTGAAAGCTTTTCTAGAGTTTGCCGTATTAAAAGAGATTGATAGTATACGTGTAGCGAGCGTGCCATTTATTACCGAGGTTTTGGTTAAAAAACACTTGGTTTATATCAGTGCTGGAACTATCTACCCAGTTTTTGAAAGACTAGAAAAAATAGGTTATATTGAGAAGTTACCAAATAGAGCCACGCGGATGTTCGCAATAACTGTAAAAGGGAAAAAAACACTCGAGAATATTAGAATAAATTCTGATGAATTAAAATCATATCTGTGCGAATTGATTAGTTAA
- a CDS encoding MBL fold metallo-hydrolase, whose protein sequence is MQVSFLGGAREVGRIGIAVKSAKTQVVLDYGVMLDNEPGFPMHVPPKDVDALILTHSHLDHSGAIPIFYINDKKPLYTNKLNLELSQLLIQDFIHLSSYYLPFEYLELKTMMRSNKHLDFGVAETLGDMKFKLMNAGHTPGSASVLIEADGKKILYTGDFNMEESKLLAGATMDYGDLDAVIIESTYADSDHTERLELERQFVEACTDVVEMGGTVLVPSFGVGRSQEMACILAAHHFEYPVILDGMTREASRIIMNYKEFLKDPRLFMNAMHSLDWVEGWRDRRKAAKNPGVIISTAGMLKGGPAAFYLSKLGKKATNAVFLVSYQIPGTPGRELMEKGVCTIDGKVRKIKAQYRHFDFSSHCGASMLKEALRRLGGKPKVFAVHGAEGNCELLANWAHNELGLDAVAPRTGETYQI, encoded by the coding sequence TTGCAAGTTTCGTTTTTAGGCGGAGCAAGAGAAGTTGGCAGAATTGGCATAGCTGTAAAGTCAGCGAAGACCCAAGTGGTGCTTGACTACGGCGTAATGCTTGATAATGAACCTGGGTTTCCTATGCATGTGCCGCCTAAAGATGTTGACGCGTTGATTCTGACTCATAGTCACCTTGACCATTCAGGCGCCATCCCCATCTTCTACATCAACGACAAAAAACCACTCTACACTAACAAGCTCAATCTGGAACTGTCTCAACTTCTTATTCAAGACTTTATTCACCTGTCAAGTTACTATTTGCCATTCGAATATCTGGAACTAAAAACAATGATGCGCAGCAACAAGCACCTTGACTTTGGCGTCGCAGAAACCCTTGGCGATATGAAGTTTAAGCTCATGAATGCTGGGCACACTCCAGGAAGCGCTTCAGTCCTCATTGAAGCTGACGGCAAAAAAATCCTCTACACAGGCGACTTCAATATGGAGGAAAGTAAACTTTTGGCTGGTGCAACCATGGATTATGGCGATTTGGATGCAGTCATCATCGAGAGCACATATGCTGATTCTGACCACACAGAGCGGTTGGAGCTTGAGCGACAGTTTGTGGAAGCATGCACTGACGTAGTTGAGATGGGTGGAACGGTTTTGGTACCCTCGTTTGGCGTTGGGCGCTCGCAAGAGATGGCATGCATTTTAGCAGCACATCACTTTGAATATCCAGTTATTCTAGACGGCATGACGCGTGAAGCAAGTCGCATAATAATGAATTACAAGGAATTTTTGAAAGACCCGCGGTTATTCATGAATGCTATGCACTCACTGGATTGGGTTGAAGGCTGGCGCGACCGACGCAAAGCAGCTAAAAATCCGGGCGTGATTATTTCAACTGCTGGTATGTTAAAGGGTGGTCCCGCAGCCTTTTATCTCTCAAAACTGGGTAAAAAAGCAACTAACGCGGTCTTTTTGGTTAGTTATCAGATTCCGGGTACACCTGGACGTGAATTAATGGAGAAGGGCGTCTGCACAATTGATGGAAAAGTGCGGAAGATTAAGGCGCAGTATCGGCACTTTGATTTCAGTTCCCATTGTGGTGCCAGTATGTTAAAGGAGGCGTTGCGACGTTTGGGCGGTAAGCCTAAAGTATTTGCTGTTCATGGTGCCGAGGGCAACTGTGAATTGCTTGCGAACTGGGCTCATAACGAGTTGGGTTTGGACGCTGTTGCACCCCGAACAGGTGAAACCTACCAAATTTAG
- the afpA gene encoding archaeoflavoprotein AfpA, with the protein MTENKIKKRKVAWGITGAGDKIEEILNVMLDLKRQSENLVEIEVFVSKAADTVLKFYRLEEKLKQGFPKVMVEVNSNSPFLAAWMQMRKYEFLLIAPATSNTVAKIANSISDTLLTNAAIMSLKAFVPVYILPTDYKESTVYTKLPNGKEMKLRIRKEEADLVRKLERMEDMHVLESPQKLREIFEEWLKTIKT; encoded by the coding sequence ATGACTGAAAATAAAATAAAAAAACGAAAGGTTGCTTGGGGCATAACTGGTGCAGGCGACAAGATTGAAGAAATTCTTAACGTTATGCTTGATTTGAAACGCCAGTCAGAGAACCTTGTTGAAATAGAAGTTTTTGTTTCCAAAGCTGCGGATACAGTGCTAAAGTTCTACAGGCTTGAGGAAAAACTAAAACAGGGTTTCCCAAAAGTTATGGTTGAGGTGAATTCTAATTCGCCTTTTCTTGCCGCATGGATGCAGATGCGCAAGTACGAGTTTCTATTGATTGCTCCTGCAACATCCAACACCGTTGCAAAAATCGCCAACAGCATAAGCGACACGTTACTTACGAATGCGGCTATTATGAGTTTGAAGGCTTTCGTACCTGTTTACATCTTGCCGACAGACTATAAAGAAAGCACTGTTTACACGAAACTTCCGAACGGAAAAGAAATGAAGTTAAGAATACGCAAAGAAGAAGCAGACCTCGTGCGAAAGCTAGAACGTATGGAAGACATGCATGTATTGGAAAGCCCACAAAAACTGCGCGAAATCTTTGAAGAATGGCTAAAAACAATAAAAACCTGA
- a CDS encoding site-2 protease family protein, translating to MWGIPIELHITFVLLIAAVFVLSYPRFYPFFMVLSLFVFVVFHELAHSVVARHYGIRVRKIILYPIGGVSEIEELPERPSQEWRMAIAGPVISLLLGATLLGVNLLISPQAFIQSITSLAFAQNFLFDLGVLNLLLGFFNLIPAFPMDGGRVFRAVLAERMNYSDATRYAATIGKVFGIGMVIAGFLFPNYFLLILVGIFVYIGASEETEQTIISTTLASVRVKDVMQPEVGSVNPEQSLSESLEIMFKNRYNDVLVIKDGMLEGVISWDELMKVEPQQRTTLRIEQMPLRKVSIFEDESILEANKIMAKEKIRLIPVVDREAPTRVIGVLTSEAIAAAYEKARNR from the coding sequence GTGTGGGGGATTCCCATTGAACTGCACATAACTTTTGTTCTCTTGATAGCGGCAGTTTTTGTGTTGTCTTATCCACGGTTTTATCCGTTTTTTATGGTGCTATCCCTTTTTGTTTTTGTAGTTTTCCATGAACTTGCGCATTCTGTTGTAGCAAGACATTATGGGATTAGAGTTCGAAAAATAATTTTGTATCCGATTGGTGGGGTTTCAGAAATTGAGGAGTTGCCAGAGAGGCCGTCCCAAGAATGGCGTATGGCGATTGCTGGTCCTGTAATCAGTCTTCTTTTAGGTGCCACACTTCTCGGGGTTAACTTGTTGATTTCACCGCAAGCTTTCATTCAATCCATAACATCGTTGGCTTTTGCACAAAACTTCCTTTTCGACCTTGGTGTATTAAATTTGTTATTAGGCTTTTTCAATTTGATTCCAGCTTTTCCCATGGACGGCGGCAGAGTTTTCAGAGCAGTACTAGCTGAAAGAATGAATTATTCTGACGCTACAAGATATGCTGCTACTATAGGCAAAGTATTTGGCATAGGCATGGTTATTGCGGGTTTTCTTTTTCCAAACTACTTCTTACTTATTTTAGTTGGAATTTTTGTTTATATAGGAGCCAGCGAAGAAACAGAACAAACTATAATTTCCACGACTCTGGCAAGCGTCAGAGTCAAAGATGTTATGCAACCTGAGGTAGGTTCAGTTAACCCCGAACAAAGCCTCTCTGAATCCTTAGAAATAATGTTTAAAAATCGATACAATGATGTCTTGGTGATTAAAGACGGCATGCTAGAAGGCGTTATCTCATGGGACGAGTTGATGAAAGTTGAGCCCCAGCAACGAACCACCCTTAGAATTGAGCAAATGCCACTCAGAAAAGTATCAATTTTTGAGGATGAATCAATCCTTGAAGCAAACAAAATAATGGCAAAAGAAAAAATCCGCTTAATCCCAGTTGTTGATAGAGAGGCGCCGACAAGAGTGATTGGGGTTTTGACAAGCGAAGCTATAGCCGCCGCTTATGAAAAAGCGAGGAACCGTTAA
- a CDS encoding archaemetzincin family Zn-dependent metalloprotease, giving the protein MKIGILRFGQVVPEVLSGVAQGLVRTFPDTSCEIVGKVLPVPQQAFDTKRNQYRSGMLLELTRAFAAGQAQFDCVLGVVNADIFVAGLNYVFGEAYTPGHAAVISLWRLRPEFYGEQPNPALYVLRALKEAVHEVGHTLGLQHCTRSLCVMHFSNSIFDTDKKQSFFCDRCYLHASIAINNVG; this is encoded by the coding sequence ATGAAAATTGGTATTTTGCGTTTTGGGCAGGTCGTGCCCGAGGTTTTAAGTGGTGTAGCACAAGGTTTAGTTAGAACTTTTCCTGACACCTCTTGCGAAATTGTTGGGAAAGTTTTGCCTGTACCTCAACAAGCGTTTGATACAAAGCGTAATCAATACCGTTCAGGCATGCTTCTCGAATTGACAAGGGCTTTTGCGGCTGGCCAAGCTCAGTTTGACTGTGTTTTAGGTGTAGTTAATGCAGATATTTTTGTCGCTGGACTGAACTATGTTTTTGGTGAAGCATACACTCCTGGACACGCAGCAGTGATTTCTCTCTGGCGGTTGCGCCCTGAATTTTATGGCGAACAACCTAATCCGGCGCTATATGTTTTGCGCGCACTTAAGGAGGCAGTACATGAAGTTGGGCATACGTTGGGTTTACAGCACTGCACCCGTTCCTTGTGTGTTATGCATTTTTCTAATTCTATTTTTGACACGGATAAAAAGCAAAGCTTCTTTTGTGACCGATGCTATTTGCATGCATCAATAGCGATAAATAATGTCGGGTAA
- a CDS encoding presenilin, which translates to MTEQVKPEQTAKEHDKFKFEIIYLMPILASMLFGLVCAYILLPQQSSAIPVTPIPEDTPGAPLGNAIYFVILIAISATVFYILLQRRSKRIIKGLIVMAMSAASLLLSLVYLSAIFAHFPKIGISWDYVIIPLSIVVMVLFNVAIFRFGSVARNVAVVGLGGALGVFFGFSVPLWSAILILAFLAVYDVFAVYRGPVGKIAEHGLDQLQGLSFAFKDIQMGLGDLVFYSMLLGAVFFNFSGILPTILAIVGILIGSILTFFMLEKKGIFPGLPFPIMLGLALGLITGFLL; encoded by the coding sequence GTGACTGAGCAAGTTAAACCTGAGCAGACAGCTAAAGAGCACGATAAATTCAAGTTTGAAATAATCTATCTCATGCCCATACTGGCAAGCATGCTCTTTGGATTAGTGTGTGCTTATATTTTGTTGCCTCAGCAGTCATCAGCTATTCCTGTGACGCCGATTCCTGAGGATACGCCTGGTGCACCTTTAGGTAACGCTATTTACTTCGTTATTCTCATTGCCATTAGTGCGACTGTGTTTTACATTTTGCTTCAGCGTCGTAGTAAACGCATTATTAAGGGGTTAATTGTGATGGCAATGTCAGCCGCCTCTTTGCTGCTGTCACTAGTTTACTTATCAGCAATTTTCGCTCACTTCCCAAAAATTGGTATAAGTTGGGACTACGTGATAATTCCTCTTTCAATCGTAGTTATGGTTCTCTTTAATGTTGCTATCTTCCGCTTTGGCAGCGTGGCACGTAACGTAGCAGTAGTTGGTTTAGGTGGGGCTCTGGGGGTTTTCTTTGGCTTTTCAGTTCCATTATGGAGTGCCATTTTAATTTTGGCTTTCTTAGCAGTTTACGATGTGTTTGCGGTCTATAGGGGTCCAGTAGGCAAGATTGCAGAGCATGGGCTTGACCAGCTTCAGGGTTTAAGCTTCGCGTTTAAAGATATTCAGATGGGATTAGGCGACTTAGTGTTCTACTCGATGCTACTTGGTGCAGTATTTTTCAATTTTTCAGGAATCCTGCCAACCATTTTGGCAATAGTCGGTATACTAATAGGGTCAATTCTAACCTTTTTCATGCTTGAGAAGAAGGGGATTTTCCCAGGGTTGCCTTTTCCAATTATGCTGGGGTTAGCTTTGGGTTTAATCACTGGCTTCTTGCTGTAA
- a CDS encoding flavodoxin family protein — protein MIVGICGSPREQATEYVLKEALKMLNDRGLETRFWTIRGNWVEPCTHCDFCLTNKECVIQDDLQELYAMLGEAKGIILATPVYNGGVSAQIKAVMDRMRAAVASDKNFFRGKIGMGIAVGGDRAGGQEFALMQIHAFFIINGVIPVGGGFFGANLGATFWSKDTLEAVKLDEEGFRSLRKTVKRFADFLERYGEK, from the coding sequence ATGATTGTAGGAATTTGCGGAAGCCCTCGCGAACAAGCAACCGAGTATGTTCTAAAAGAAGCCCTAAAAATGCTCAATGATAGGGGGTTAGAAACAAGATTTTGGACTATTCGGGGTAATTGGGTAGAGCCGTGTACACATTGCGATTTTTGCCTTACAAACAAAGAATGCGTTATCCAAGATGATTTGCAGGAGCTTTATGCCATGCTGGGCGAGGCAAAGGGCATAATCTTGGCTACGCCTGTTTATAACGGTGGTGTAAGTGCACAAATTAAAGCTGTGATGGATAGAATGCGTGCAGCGGTTGCTTCTGATAAGAATTTTTTTAGGGGCAAAATCGGCATGGGCATTGCTGTTGGCGGAGACAGGGCAGGTGGACAGGAATTTGCACTTATGCAAATCCACGCGTTTTTTATCATTAACGGGGTGATACCGGTAGGCGGCGGATTCTTCGGCGCAAATTTGGGTGCAACCTTCTGGTCTAAAGATACGCTGGAAGCAGTAAAATTGGACGAGGAAGGATTTAGAAGCTTACGGAAGACCGTCAAACGATTTGCTGATTTCCTTGAACGGTACGGCGAAAAATAA
- a CDS encoding CehA/McbA family metallohydrolase, which yields MHQTHGYGDGKIEPLGADLHIHTVYSADSLIQPKMLVDMLVAHNFIKVAAVTDHDSVRGCRPTMQLASAYPDILVIPGVEISTLYGDVVVLGTEELPPKPWTPEAVVDFAKSVGGVSIVAHPYREYGMGDRARNYKVDAIEVLNGGSTQAANHQAKELAKSMGLPGTAGSDAHQVSELFSVCSKIEASLNVDDILKAIRKGSVSAQPSKGSIHF from the coding sequence TTGCACCAAACTCATGGTTATGGAGATGGAAAAATCGAACCATTAGGCGCCGACTTACATATACATACAGTCTACTCTGCCGATTCACTTATCCAACCAAAAATGCTCGTTGACATGCTGGTTGCCCACAACTTCATCAAAGTTGCAGCCGTAACAGACCACGACAGTGTACGCGGTTGCCGACCTACAATGCAGTTAGCATCAGCTTATCCTGACATCTTGGTGATTCCAGGCGTTGAAATCAGCACATTGTACGGTGATGTTGTGGTTTTGGGTACCGAAGAGTTGCCGCCTAAGCCATGGACACCTGAAGCTGTGGTTGATTTCGCCAAGTCAGTCGGCGGGGTTTCAATTGTTGCTCATCCTTACCGAGAGTATGGCATGGGTGATAGAGCCAGAAACTACAAAGTTGACGCCATTGAGGTTCTTAACGGTGGCTCCACCCAAGCGGCGAATCATCAGGCTAAAGAACTTGCCAAAAGCATGGGCTTGCCCGGCACAGCTGGCAGCGATGCGCATCAAGTTTCCGAGTTGTTTAGTGTCTGCTCAAAAATTGAGGCATCCCTTAATGTTGATGATATTTTAAAGGCAATTCGGAAAGGTTCAGTTTCAGCGCAGCCGTCAAAAGGGTCAATACATTTTTAA
- a CDS encoding elongation factor EF-2, with protein MARYRQTEEIVKLMNNPQIIRNTSIIAHVDHGKTTLSDSLLAAAGIISTQTAGQKLFLDSWDLEQKRQMTVFASNVSLVHTYENQDYLINLIDTPGHIDFSGAVTRSLRAVDGALVVVDAVEGPMTQTETVLMQALRERVKPILFINKVDRLIKEIKLTPQEIQKKFAKILLRVNSLIEKYAPAEHKQDWQVKIEDSRVAFGSALHKWGLNLKHMKMKKVTFQDIIDAYTGDPADVGRKVDELSKKAPLPEPILDMFCEHLPNPVQAQPYRQPQIWPGDPTTPVGVGMAKVDPNAPLLMCISTIEVDPHSGTVAIGRIFSGAISKGKTVQLVSSKQKGTIQQVFMSMATDRVIIDRVPAGNIGAISGLPSLHVGETIAEDGIEVHSFEGLRYVSDPVVTVAVEPEDVKDLPLFDKVMHKLTTEDPNLHFVMNKESGEFLLSGMGELHLEITAYRMQEAGLKVKLSKPIVIYRETISHDYRGPAIMGKSPNKHNKLWITIEKLSDEVIEAIKSEKITDMQSKDERTKILRSLGWAPDDAKGAVAVEESNILVNRIKGRQYVDEIIDHIKTGFREAVHTSPLAKEPAYGLKVNLEDITLHEDPVHRGPAQAIPMTWRPIYCAILLSNPKLLEPLLSFECKVPSEFVSSVITLLNKRRGKILDMPSEEDMITVKAEMPVSESFGIADELRSSTQGRAFWATQFSRWAPVPEQMQAETIKKIRERRGLPPVPPKPEEYFENE; from the coding sequence ATGGCACGTTATAGACAAACAGAAGAAATCGTTAAACTGATGAACAACCCGCAAATCATACGCAACACAAGCATCATTGCGCATGTAGACCACGGAAAAACCACATTATCCGACAGTCTTCTAGCCGCTGCAGGCATCATCAGCACCCAAACCGCGGGTCAAAAACTGTTCCTTGACTCATGGGACCTAGAGCAGAAACGTCAAATGACTGTTTTCGCATCAAACGTCAGTCTAGTCCACACCTACGAGAACCAAGATTACTTAATCAACCTCATCGACACACCAGGACACATAGACTTTTCAGGTGCAGTTACAAGAAGTCTTAGAGCAGTAGACGGCGCACTCGTAGTCGTGGATGCCGTTGAGGGACCCATGACTCAGACAGAAACCGTTCTCATGCAGGCTCTGCGAGAACGTGTAAAGCCCATATTGTTCATCAATAAGGTTGACCGCTTAATCAAAGAAATCAAGTTAACGCCACAAGAAATACAAAAGAAATTCGCAAAGATTTTGTTGCGAGTCAACAGCCTAATCGAGAAATATGCACCTGCTGAACACAAACAAGATTGGCAAGTAAAAATTGAAGACAGCCGTGTAGCATTCGGTTCAGCCCTTCACAAATGGGGCTTAAACCTCAAACACATGAAGATGAAAAAAGTCACCTTCCAAGACATCATCGACGCATACACTGGTGACCCAGCAGATGTCGGTAGAAAAGTTGATGAACTGAGCAAAAAAGCACCCTTACCAGAACCAATTCTAGACATGTTCTGTGAACACCTACCAAATCCTGTGCAGGCTCAACCCTACAGGCAACCGCAGATTTGGCCCGGTGACCCAACCACACCAGTGGGTGTTGGCATGGCAAAAGTTGACCCTAACGCCCCATTGCTCATGTGCATTTCAACAATTGAAGTTGACCCCCATAGCGGAACAGTCGCTATTGGCAGAATTTTCAGCGGTGCAATCAGCAAAGGGAAAACTGTGCAGTTGGTCAGCAGTAAACAGAAAGGCACAATTCAGCAGGTGTTTATGAGTATGGCTACTGACCGAGTTATCATCGACCGTGTTCCAGCAGGCAACATCGGCGCAATCTCAGGTTTACCGTCTCTGCATGTCGGTGAAACCATAGCCGAAGACGGAATCGAAGTACACTCATTTGAAGGCCTAAGATACGTTTCTGACCCAGTCGTCACAGTTGCCGTCGAACCTGAAGACGTGAAAGATTTGCCATTGTTTGACAAAGTCATGCACAAACTCACCACCGAAGACCCTAACCTGCACTTTGTAATGAACAAGGAAAGCGGAGAATTCCTCCTCTCAGGCATGGGTGAACTTCACCTTGAAATTACCGCCTACCGCATGCAAGAAGCAGGCTTAAAGGTGAAACTCAGCAAGCCAATCGTAATTTACAGAGAAACCATAAGCCACGATTACCGTGGTCCAGCAATCATGGGTAAAAGCCCCAACAAACACAACAAACTCTGGATAACCATTGAGAAATTATCAGATGAGGTAATTGAAGCAATAAAATCTGAAAAAATCACTGACATGCAAAGTAAAGATGAGCGAACCAAAATCTTAAGAAGTTTAGGTTGGGCACCAGACGACGCCAAAGGTGCAGTAGCCGTTGAAGAAAGCAACATCTTGGTTAACCGCATTAAAGGAAGACAATACGTAGACGAAATCATTGACCACATAAAGACTGGGTTCCGCGAAGCTGTCCACACTTCACCGCTGGCAAAAGAACCCGCTTACGGCTTGAAAGTCAACCTCGAAGATATCACGCTTCACGAAGACCCAGTGCACAGAGGCCCAGCACAAGCTATCCCGATGACTTGGCGACCAATTTACTGTGCCATACTGCTTAGCAACCCGAAACTGCTTGAGCCGCTTTTGAGTTTTGAATGCAAAGTGCCAAGCGAATTCGTTAGCTCCGTAATTACACTGCTAAATAAGCGTCGCGGCAAAATCTTAGACATGCCCTCTGAAGAAGACATGATTACTGTTAAAGCTGAAATGCCAGTTTCAGAGAGCTTCGGCATCGCCGATGAACTTCGTAGCAGCACTCAAGGCAGAGCTTTCTGGGCTACACAATTTAGCCGTTGGGCACCAGTTCCAGAACAGATGCAGGCTGAAACCATAAAGAAGATTCGTGAACGAAGAGGATTACCTCCAGTTCCACCGAAGCCAGAAGAATACTTCGAGAACGAGTAA
- a CDS encoding 30S ribosomal protein S30e, which produces MPTHGSLSKAGKVRSQTPKIQAQERTAPNPKARSRRNYEKRVILQRKPGQNWM; this is translated from the coding sequence ATGCCAACTCACGGTTCATTATCGAAAGCTGGAAAAGTCCGTTCGCAAACACCAAAAATCCAAGCTCAAGAGCGAACAGCCCCAAATCCTAAGGCCCGAAGCAGACGCAACTATGAAAAACGCGTAATTCTGCAACGAAAACCAGGACAAAACTGGATGTAA
- a CDS encoding DUF362 domain-containing protein produces the protein MLEKSTVAIVQGKRGHEPVFKALDLIDYETALKGYSRVLIKVNFITTKTWDTGATTDPIVVEAIIQKLKHLPVEVIVVESDATITDANKAFEATGMAMMCKTNGVEFLNLRYVKDKVKIAVLNGECLKDITVPRIVKESAIISAAKLKTHNSTKVTLGMKNMFGLLPEKFKAKYHAKGISKVVADINTVLKPTLTVIDGFVGMEGDGPVNGTPVKMNLIIAGKDPVATDATAARVMGFDPHEIRHIRTAHQKALGNIDNIEVVGAKLEDITRLFKRK, from the coding sequence TTGCTGGAAAAATCGACTGTGGCTATCGTTCAGGGCAAGAGGGGGCATGAACCCGTTTTCAAAGCGCTGGATCTAATTGATTACGAGACGGCACTGAAGGGTTACAGTAGGGTTCTCATAAAAGTTAACTTTATCACGACCAAGACATGGGACACGGGTGCAACAACTGACCCCATTGTTGTTGAAGCCATAATTCAAAAACTCAAGCACTTGCCCGTAGAGGTTATCGTTGTTGAATCTGATGCCACCATTACTGACGCTAACAAGGCTTTCGAAGCTACAGGAATGGCTATGATGTGCAAAACTAACGGCGTTGAATTCCTCAACTTGCGATACGTTAAGGATAAAGTAAAAATCGCCGTACTCAACGGCGAATGCCTAAAAGACATCACGGTACCCCGAATCGTCAAAGAATCCGCCATAATCAGCGCTGCCAAACTAAAAACCCACAACTCCACAAAGGTGACCTTGGGAATGAAAAACATGTTCGGCTTGCTTCCAGAAAAGTTCAAAGCCAAATATCATGCTAAAGGCATAAGCAAAGTTGTAGCAGACATAAACACAGTCTTAAAACCCACCCTAACTGTTATCGACGGTTTCGTCGGCATGGAAGGCGACGGACCAGTCAACGGCACCCCCGTCAAGATGAACCTAATTATCGCAGGCAAAGACCCAGTCGCCACCGATGCCACAGCAGCAAGAGTTATGGGGTTTGACCCACATGAAATCCGCCACATAAGAACAGCCCATCAAAAAGCGCTCGGTAATATTGACAATATAGAAGTCGTCGGTGCAAAACTGGAAGACATCACACGATTGTTCAAGAGAAAATAA